From Calditrichota bacterium, one genomic window encodes:
- a CDS encoding M20/M25/M40 family metallo-hydrolase: protein MFSKISSFFLVFIVVGFAFAGPNAIHHKIEATVDPATSFIEATDKITIPADQINANLHFLLTSDLKVESITPGVSISLEKSEIKGEDFGMDKEDFESSSSISQNKYAVSFDSKAKGDLEITLKFSGKINHPIEQLGEEYARGFSQTPGLIEERGAYLSGSTYWVPWFNDKLITFDMTTSVPEGWDVVSQGNRTLHEVKNGRQITRWESPELMEEVFLIAAQFHEYSFSAGTVEVMAFLRTPDETMANKYLETTAQYLEMYRNLVGPYPFSKFALVENFWATGYGMPSFTLLGEQIIRFPFILHSSYPHELLHNWWGNSAYVDFDNGNWCEGLTAYMADHLIKEQRGQGDSYRRSILQKYTDYVKPENDFALSSFISRTSSSSEAVGYGKSSMTWDMLRMEVGDENFIRAFQKFYRELKFKRASFDDIRIAFEDVSGKDLKPFFKQWVDRVGAPELKLTDVKVTKPTKFYKLQFTLNQIHKDDAYNLNIPVAISFADESKIETIKMNSKRQNIELSFEKEPLKVQVDPQFNIFRKLHFSEIPPALSKVFGSEKILFLLPSKASKEKQTQYKQLAEIWAKDPTKQSTIMLDSELDEIPEDQAVWVFGENNSYFKTIKNGFKDFDIEVKKESIRLGKTTLSKTNNSFIVSTRHPKNPNSVLVWLTIGNKDAGAGLARKLPHYGKYSYLAFEGDEPSNIAKGQWPAVHSPLMVSLADKNQEIHSTLPKRQALAKLAPVFSADRMLEYVTYLASDELEGRAPGSAGSDKAADYIMTQFQKAGLKPGADDGSFFQQWQEVVDAKGNKASVKNVIGIIPGINKDYAGESVIVSAHYDHLGLGWPDVRQGNEGKIHNGADDNASGVAVMMELANLLGKTFKPQRTVIFVAFTAEESGLMGSRYYVKNMKGFPAKKIMGVLNLDTVGRLGKNKLMVINSSTAREWRFIFMGTSYVTGVESEIVTQDLDASDQVSFFEAGIPAVQFFSGPHSDYHRPGDDVDKIDAPGMVKVATFVRESILHLADRDKPMPFTGKARTSDDKPRRPQSEGGKRATTGSMPDFAFAGEGVKIAALSDDSPAAKAGLKKGDVIIQLDEYKFKNLKEYSNALRNFKPGDKADLTYLRDGKEYKTQIVLGAR, encoded by the coding sequence ATGTTTTCAAAAATTTCCTCATTCTTTTTAGTTTTTATTGTGGTCGGATTTGCCTTTGCCGGACCAAATGCCATTCATCATAAAATTGAGGCTACGGTTGATCCCGCTACCAGCTTTATTGAAGCAACCGATAAAATCACTATTCCTGCAGACCAGATCAATGCAAATTTGCACTTTTTACTAACCAGTGATTTGAAGGTTGAGTCCATCACACCCGGCGTTTCAATCAGCTTGGAAAAAAGTGAAATTAAGGGTGAAGACTTTGGCATGGACAAAGAGGATTTTGAGTCTTCGTCGTCCATATCTCAAAACAAATATGCTGTTTCCTTTGACAGCAAAGCGAAAGGCGATCTTGAAATTACCCTAAAGTTTAGCGGCAAAATCAATCATCCCATTGAGCAGCTTGGCGAAGAATATGCCCGTGGTTTTAGCCAAACACCAGGGTTAATTGAAGAGCGCGGTGCGTATCTTTCAGGGTCAACCTATTGGGTGCCATGGTTTAATGATAAGCTTATCACCTTTGATATGACAACCAGCGTTCCTGAAGGTTGGGATGTTGTCAGTCAGGGCAACCGCACATTACACGAGGTTAAAAATGGCCGGCAAATCACCCGCTGGGAATCTCCTGAACTAATGGAAGAGGTTTTCCTGATTGCAGCGCAATTCCACGAATATTCATTTTCTGCCGGAACAGTGGAAGTAATGGCCTTTTTGAGGACGCCAGACGAAACAATGGCCAATAAATATCTTGAAACAACCGCCCAATATTTGGAGATGTACCGCAACCTTGTAGGCCCTTATCCATTTTCAAAATTTGCATTGGTTGAAAATTTCTGGGCAACAGGCTACGGCATGCCTTCTTTCACCTTGCTTGGCGAACAAATTATCCGTTTCCCTTTTATTCTTCACTCTTCTTACCCGCACGAACTTTTGCACAATTGGTGGGGCAACAGCGCTTATGTGGATTTTGACAATGGCAATTGGTGTGAAGGCCTTACAGCTTATATGGCCGATCATCTGATCAAAGAACAACGCGGACAAGGTGATTCTTATCGCCGGTCAATCCTCCAAAAATATACTGACTATGTTAAACCGGAAAATGATTTTGCATTGAGTAGCTTTATCTCGCGAACAAGCTCTTCATCTGAAGCGGTTGGTTATGGTAAATCGTCTATGACCTGGGATATGTTGCGCATGGAAGTTGGTGACGAGAATTTTATCAGAGCTTTCCAAAAATTTTATCGTGAACTAAAATTTAAACGTGCATCATTTGATGATATTCGCATTGCTTTTGAAGATGTTAGCGGCAAAGATTTAAAACCATTTTTTAAGCAATGGGTAGACCGTGTTGGCGCACCGGAATTAAAACTGACTGATGTGAAGGTAACAAAACCTACAAAATTCTATAAACTGCAATTTACGCTAAATCAAATCCACAAAGACGATGCTTATAATTTAAATATTCCTGTTGCCATATCCTTTGCAGATGAATCAAAAATCGAAACAATTAAAATGAACAGTAAGCGGCAAAATATTGAATTGTCTTTTGAGAAAGAACCTCTTAAGGTTCAGGTAGATCCGCAATTCAACATTTTTAGAAAACTTCATTTTAGCGAAATACCACCTGCTCTCTCCAAGGTTTTTGGCTCTGAGAAAATATTATTTTTATTACCTTCTAAAGCTTCTAAAGAAAAACAAACCCAATACAAACAGCTTGCTGAAATATGGGCAAAAGATCCTACAAAACAATCAACCATAATGCTTGATAGTGAATTAGATGAAATTCCTGAAGACCAGGCAGTATGGGTATTTGGAGAAAACAACAGCTATTTTAAAACTATTAAAAACGGTTTTAAAGATTTTGATATTGAAGTTAAAAAGGAAAGCATTCGGCTGGGAAAAACAACTTTAAGCAAAACCAACAACAGCTTTATTGTTTCAACACGTCATCCGAAAAACCCTAATTCTGTGCTGGTTTGGCTTACAATAGGCAACAAAGATGCGGGAGCAGGTTTAGCAAGAAAATTACCTCACTATGGCAAATACAGCTACCTTGCTTTTGAAGGTGATGAACCCAGCAATATTGCAAAGGGCCAGTGGCCAGCGGTTCATTCACCACTCATGGTTTCTTTGGCCGATAAAAATCAGGAAATACATTCCACATTACCAAAACGGCAAGCCTTGGCAAAATTAGCGCCTGTTTTTTCAGCTGACAGGATGCTTGAATATGTCACTTATCTTGCGAGTGATGAGCTGGAAGGACGTGCGCCCGGTTCTGCAGGAAGTGATAAAGCCGCTGATTATATAATGACTCAATTCCAAAAAGCTGGATTGAAACCCGGTGCTGATGATGGCTCATTTTTCCAGCAATGGCAGGAAGTTGTTGACGCAAAAGGCAATAAGGCTTCCGTAAAAAATGTGATTGGAATTATTCCGGGCATTAATAAGGATTATGCCGGTGAATCTGTGATTGTAAGTGCCCATTATGATCATTTGGGTTTGGGTTGGCCGGATGTGCGCCAGGGAAATGAAGGCAAAATCCATAATGGCGCTGATGATAATGCCAGCGGTGTTGCTGTTATGATGGAATTGGCAAACTTGCTAGGTAAAACTTTTAAACCACAACGTACTGTAATTTTTGTGGCTTTCACAGCTGAAGAAAGCGGATTGATGGGCTCCCGATACTATGTAAAAAACATGAAAGGCTTTCCTGCTAAAAAGATTATGGGTGTTTTAAATTTGGATACGGTTGGACGTCTGGGTAAAAATAAATTAATGGTTATTAATTCTTCAACGGCCCGTGAGTGGAGATTTATTTTTATGGGGACAAGTTATGTAACCGGCGTTGAATCGGAAATAGTAACACAGGATTTAGATGCCAGTGACCAGGTTAGTTTTTTTGAAGCCGGGATTCCTGCTGTACAGTTTTTCTCCGGACCTCACAGTGACTATCACCGCCCCGGAGATGACGTTGATAAAATTGATGCTCCCGGTATGGTTAAAGTTGCAACCTTTGTTCGTGAAAGCATTTTACATTTAGCGGACAGGGATAAACCTATGCCGTTTACTGGCAAAGCCAGGACATCTGATGATAAACCACGAAGACCTCAAAGTGAAGGTGGAAAAAGAGCTACTACAGGAAGTATGCCTGATTTTGCATTTGCAGGAGAAGGAGTGAAAATTGCAGCACTCTCTGATGACTCTCCCGCTGCCAAAGCCGGTCTAAAAAAAGGTGATGTAATTATCCAGCTTGATGAATATAAATTCAAAAATTTAAAAGAGTATTCAAATGCATTAAGGAATTTTAAACCGGGAGATAAGGCAGACTTAACTTATTTAAGAGATGGGAAAGAATACAAAACACAAATTGTGTTGGGTGCGAGATAG
- a CDS encoding HU family DNA-binding protein: MTKQELVSKCAEDAGISKKAAEDALNSFMGSVKGALSSGGSVSLVGFGTFGVSERAARTGRNPQTGAEIQIAARKVPTFKAGKGLKDAVNN; the protein is encoded by the coding sequence ATGACTAAGCAAGAACTAGTTTCTAAATGTGCCGAAGATGCAGGTATTTCAAAAAAAGCAGCGGAAGATGCTTTAAATTCTTTCATGGGTTCTGTTAAAGGCGCCTTAAGCTCAGGTGGAAGCGTTAGCCTGGTTGGCTTTGGTACTTTTGGTGTTTCCGAAAGAGCAGCCCGTACAGGTCGTAACCCTCAAACAGGTGCAGAAATTCAGATTGCTGCCCGCAAAGTTCCTACTTTTAAAGCAGGTAAAGGTTTAAAAGACGCTGTTAATAACTAA
- a CDS encoding DoxX family protein encodes MLELYNKFRDSLSLLEDVAPLLFRFLLAYVFYVTGMMKFNNFEGIVYWFEHGLNLPFPTLNAFMATATEVAGFVLLFLGLGTRLISIPLFFVMIVAMVTVHMDNGWLVIGSSDLNPEIASRLSAAKDILKEYGNYDWLTEKGSFVILQNGIENVVTYMAMLLSLIVKGPGKISLDALLEAKLNK; translated from the coding sequence ATGTTGGAGTTGTATAATAAGTTCAGAGATTCTCTCAGTTTATTAGAGGATGTGGCGCCATTACTATTTCGGTTTTTACTTGCATACGTTTTTTATGTAACCGGGATGATGAAGTTTAATAATTTTGAAGGAATTGTCTACTGGTTTGAACATGGCTTAAATCTGCCATTCCCAACACTAAATGCATTTATGGCAACAGCGACCGAAGTAGCAGGATTTGTTCTTTTGTTCCTTGGGTTGGGTACACGCCTTATTTCAATTCCTTTATTTTTTGTTATGATAGTTGCAATGGTAACCGTACATATGGATAATGGATGGTTAGTAATTGGTAGCAGCGATTTGAATCCGGAAATTGCCAGCCGCTTATCAGCTGCTAAGGATATTTTAAAAGAATATGGCAATTACGATTGGCTTACTGAAAAAGGTAGTTTTGTGATTTTACAGAATGGTATTGAAAATGTTGTAACTTATATGGCAATGCTTCTTTCGCTGATAGTTAAAGGTCCGGGCAAAATAAGCCTGGATGCGTTACTTGAAGCCAAATTGAACAAGTAA
- a CDS encoding MFS transporter has translation MLNNIFAHYKSSFSGLSKNAWILTFAMLINRTGTMVIFFLMLYLTKDLNYALEDAGLVISFYGMGAMVGAFAGGWFSDKFGTKFVQLFSLFVGGLGYIVLSYVEGKVYLSISLFFLAIIAESFRPAVMTAIALSCKPENRARGFALIRLAINLGVSIGPAVGGFLALYDYSYIFWFEGLTCIAASFFLLFFYHEPKLDHHKEPGKAEIKKISPFKDVIFIQLLVIMIFTGFVFNQLFNTWPLFIKEFYNFNEDTIGLLLAFNAFVIVLFEMPLVHKFERLNNIAVIGVGLLLLCFGFGAIMFYSSITYIVFTILIWTTGEMLAFPFITSFIANRANDQNRGSYMGMFTFSFSLSFVIGPLLGSWMYKNLGPEFLWWLIMAIGIVVIPGLFIIDKMIKKENFEKIETMAD, from the coding sequence ATGCTTAATAATATATTTGCCCACTATAAATCTTCTTTTTCAGGGTTATCAAAAAATGCCTGGATTCTAACTTTTGCCATGCTGATAAATCGCACTGGGACAATGGTTATTTTCTTCTTGATGCTCTATCTCACCAAGGATTTGAATTATGCACTGGAAGATGCGGGATTGGTTATAAGTTTTTATGGAATGGGTGCAATGGTCGGTGCTTTTGCTGGTGGTTGGTTTAGTGACAAATTCGGAACAAAGTTTGTTCAGCTTTTCAGTTTATTTGTTGGTGGCCTTGGCTACATCGTTCTGTCTTATGTAGAAGGAAAGGTTTACTTAAGTATTTCTTTATTTTTTCTGGCAATTATTGCAGAATCATTTAGGCCAGCTGTTATGACTGCTATTGCCCTTTCCTGTAAACCGGAAAACCGGGCTCGCGGCTTTGCTTTAATTCGCTTGGCTATTAACCTCGGTGTTTCAATTGGGCCTGCTGTTGGTGGATTTTTAGCACTATATGACTACTCTTATATTTTCTGGTTTGAGGGTTTGACGTGTATTGCCGCTTCCTTTTTTCTGTTGTTTTTTTATCACGAGCCAAAGCTTGATCACCATAAAGAACCAGGAAAAGCTGAAATAAAAAAAATATCTCCTTTTAAGGATGTAATATTTATTCAACTTCTTGTTATTATGATATTTACGGGATTTGTTTTTAATCAGCTATTTAACACATGGCCATTGTTTATAAAAGAATTTTACAATTTTAATGAAGACACCATTGGTTTGCTTCTTGCATTTAACGCTTTTGTAATTGTGTTATTTGAAATGCCTTTGGTCCATAAGTTTGAGCGATTAAATAATATTGCTGTAATTGGTGTTGGTCTCCTGCTGCTTTGTTTCGGGTTTGGAGCAATAATGTTTTATAGTTCTATAACATATATAGTTTTTACTATTCTGATTTGGACTACGGGCGAAATGCTGGCATTCCCTTTCATAACCTCGTTTATTGCAAACCGGGCAAATGATCAGAACCGCGGAAGCTATATGGGAATGTTCACTTTTTCATTTTCATTATCCTTTGTTATAGGTCCGCTTCTTGGATCGTGGATGTACAAAAACCTGGGCCCAGAATTCTTGTGGTGGTTAATTATGGCAATTGGTATAGTTGTTATACCAGGTCTTTTTATAATTGACAAAATGATAAAAAAAGAAAATTTTGAAAAAATAGAAACGATGGCAGATTGA
- the dacB gene encoding D-alanyl-D-alanine carboxypeptidase/D-alanyl-D-alanine-endopeptidase yields MLIRKFLFVLLVFSLLSCKPNFKTTSHSPKENLISQIKYLINDPVLANAQIGIFIESISDNSVLFKQDEYKLFVPASNQKLYTTAVALEKLGADYKYETRFFTTGEIQDSSLNGDLFVVGRGDPSISGRFKEKDILAHFKDWADSLKAKGINTINGALIGNDTFFKGHKLGYGWNWDDEPYWYSAQIGALSFNENCIDLEITPGEKEGELIKVKTNPITDYVIIENNAITAAKDSLSTLSIGRARGKNRIEIKGRLPFASSLEKKSITIEKPALWFLDTFIKVLNEQGIEVKNGYKLNTARVDFETNKKALFTHFSPEMSELVKVVNKGSHNFYAEQVFKTLGAEIKKKGTAKESSKVIMDWLNSNAVTDAHAIIVDGSGLSRMNLVSPYSTATLLKEMYHSENFEPFYYSLPIAGVDGTLKRRMKNSVAQNVVRAKTGYVRYMRSLSGYTKDRSGNDYLFVIMLNYYSVPTAYVNKLQDKIAILLTEFNPQKN; encoded by the coding sequence ATGCTAATTCGAAAATTCTTGTTCGTTCTACTTGTTTTTTCGCTTCTATCTTGTAAGCCCAATTTTAAAACTACATCACATTCTCCAAAAGAAAACCTGATTTCCCAAATTAAGTATTTAATAAATGACCCCGTGCTTGCAAATGCTCAGATTGGTATTTTTATTGAATCAATTTCTGATAATTCTGTTTTATTCAAGCAAGATGAATATAAACTTTTTGTACCTGCTTCAAATCAAAAGCTGTATACAACAGCAGTGGCTCTCGAAAAACTTGGAGCAGACTATAAATACGAAACCCGTTTTTTTACAACTGGGGAAATCCAGGATAGCTCATTAAATGGAGATTTATTTGTTGTCGGAAGAGGCGATCCCTCCATTTCTGGCAGATTTAAGGAAAAAGATATATTAGCACATTTTAAGGATTGGGCGGATTCTTTAAAAGCAAAAGGAATTAACACAATTAATGGTGCTTTAATTGGCAATGATACATTTTTTAAGGGCCACAAACTTGGCTATGGTTGGAATTGGGATGATGAACCATATTGGTATTCGGCACAAATTGGGGCTTTGTCATTTAATGAAAATTGTATTGATTTGGAAATAACGCCTGGAGAAAAAGAAGGTGAATTGATTAAGGTTAAAACCAATCCCATTACAGATTATGTTATAATTGAAAACAACGCTATAACGGCGGCGAAAGATTCTTTATCGACTTTAAGTATTGGGCGGGCCCGCGGAAAAAATAGAATTGAGATAAAAGGTAGATTACCGTTTGCTTCAAGTCTGGAAAAAAAATCAATAACAATTGAAAAACCCGCTTTATGGTTTTTAGATACATTTATCAAAGTGCTGAATGAACAGGGTATAGAGGTCAAAAATGGTTACAAATTAAATACGGCGCGAGTAGATTTCGAAACTAATAAAAAAGCGCTGTTTACGCATTTTTCACCTGAAATGTCAGAACTTGTTAAAGTTGTGAATAAAGGCAGCCATAATTTTTATGCTGAACAGGTTTTTAAAACTCTAGGCGCAGAAATAAAGAAAAAAGGTACGGCAAAAGAATCATCCAAAGTTATTATGGATTGGTTGAATAGTAATGCCGTAACGGACGCCCACGCAATCATTGTAGATGGTTCTGGGTTATCCAGAATGAACCTTGTAAGCCCATATTCTACTGCAACTCTTTTAAAAGAAATGTACCATAGTGAGAATTTTGAGCCTTTCTACTATTCACTCCCCATTGCAGGTGTGGATGGAACTTTAAAGAGACGGATGAAAAATAGTGTGGCACAAAATGTTGTCCGCGCAAAAACAGGCTATGTTCGTTATATGCGCAGCCTTTCAGGATATACAAAAGACCGGTCCGGAAATGACTATCTCTTTGTAATTATGTTAAATTATTATTCTGTTCCAACAGCTTATGTAAATAAATTGCAGGATAAAATTGCAATTTTGCTTACAGAATTTAATCCACAGAAAAACTAA
- a CDS encoding HAMP domain-containing histidine kinase: MNDLFYLDRLDDWLDGMNTKELKELDYKYLGDTQVQLGHYEEIYEKGLDLIQSEKEPKKLLLKVLDEYTTRFADLPNFDSDLLNNGFDDETKEKLKSLVLFGTQAALIKENSRIQQNLRTVNQNYRDLLSVITHEFKNSLTSIYGYNRIIDKRISEGRTDDLKDITGNVDRLSKKLFSLIETLLNMSLIEQEKLIAEKSEYKLLKDVVDPLVRELEFQLHEKGMVIEVISKEDDVLLNGDPALLQVALRNLAVNAIQYGFEKTDIEIRLEKVRDRVLIEVFNKGQGLEKKHLSHIFEKFSRFHTKYRQTNVGIGLFTVKHIIELHDGSIVAESKQGEWMRFLINLPIN, from the coding sequence ATGAATGATCTTTTTTACCTTGACAGACTTGATGACTGGTTAGATGGAATGAATACGAAAGAATTGAAAGAATTAGATTACAAATATCTTGGTGATACCCAGGTTCAACTTGGACATTACGAAGAAATTTATGAAAAGGGTCTTGATTTAATTCAAAGTGAAAAAGAGCCCAAAAAGCTACTTTTAAAGGTGCTTGATGAATACACAACCCGTTTTGCAGACCTGCCAAACTTCGATTCAGATTTACTGAACAATGGGTTTGATGATGAAACAAAAGAAAAACTAAAATCTTTGGTTTTGTTTGGTACCCAGGCTGCACTGATCAAAGAAAATTCAAGAATCCAACAAAACCTGCGAACTGTTAATCAAAATTATCGTGATCTTTTAAGTGTGATAACCCATGAGTTTAAAAACTCTCTGACATCCATTTATGGCTATAACCGCATAATAGATAAACGAATTTCTGAAGGGCGAACGGATGATTTAAAAGATATAACCGGCAATGTTGACAGGCTTTCAAAAAAACTCTTTAGTCTGATTGAAACTTTGCTAAACATGTCTTTGATCGAACAGGAAAAACTAATTGCTGAAAAAAGTGAATATAAATTATTAAAAGATGTTGTTGATCCGCTTGTAAGGGAACTTGAATTTCAATTGCATGAAAAAGGTATGGTGATTGAAGTTATCTCAAAAGAAGATGATGTTCTTTTAAATGGCGACCCGGCTTTATTGCAAGTTGCATTGCGCAATTTAGCTGTAAATGCTATTCAATATGGATTCGAAAAAACGGATATTGAAATCAGATTAGAAAAAGTTCGTGACCGTGTGCTGATTGAGGTTTTCAATAAAGGGCAAGGATTGGAAAAAAAGCACCTGAGCCATATCTTTGAAAAATTTTCTCGTTTTCATACAAAATACAGACAAACAAATGTTGGGATTGGGTTATTCACTGTAAAACATATTATTGAACTCCACGATGGCTCGATCGTTGCTGAGTCCAAACAAGGTGAATGGATGCGTTTTTTGATCAATCTCCCTATAAATTAA
- a CDS encoding ATP-binding protein: protein MNDILRFHLPCKIEYTKLVEDFIKISASYLHPQGSQDFTSKLCTVMNEVFVNIIEHTNTAEENEIVRFQFEIGLKYFSISIYDYGPGFKANDHLPPYPKECIGQKYKLRDVLDGTVYYTVTDPFSISFSFIEKDDVQLDDLAVLDKVNDNGLGMSLVTKLMDTVTYSYIGNGKFDWKLVKKLE, encoded by the coding sequence ATGAACGATATACTTCGCTTTCACCTACCATGTAAAATTGAATACACTAAACTTGTAGAAGACTTCATCAAAATATCTGCATCGTATTTGCATCCTCAAGGATCACAGGATTTTACTTCAAAACTATGTACGGTAATGAATGAAGTTTTTGTGAACATTATTGAACACACAAATACAGCTGAAGAGAATGAAATTGTTCGATTCCAATTTGAAATAGGTCTAAAATATTTCTCAATATCAATTTATGATTATGGCCCGGGTTTTAAAGCAAATGACCATTTGCCACCTTACCCAAAAGAATGCATAGGCCAAAAGTATAAACTGCGTGATGTTTTAGATGGAACTGTTTATTATACGGTGACAGATCCTTTTTCAATTTCTTTTTCGTTTATTGAAAAAGATGATGTTCAATTGGATGATCTGGCGGTTTTAGATAAAGTAAACGATAATGGTTTGGGAATGTCACTGGTAACCAAGTTAATGGATACGGTTACTTACTCTTATATCGGGAATGGAAAATTTGACTGGAAGCTAGTTAAAAAATTAGAATAA
- a CDS encoding glucosamine-6-phosphate deaminase, with protein sequence MKTKKKYIVNSETEQTILQKSDMGIIYPPTEKLKTIIVDNFPALGKLVALRFIEWAQKNPGWTISLPTGKTPEHFIKWVNYFLENWKTKKVQSILEEFNIDPAKFPDLKSFHFIQIDEFYPINSTQHNSFFYYVNKFYLKGFGLDPKKAMLINPNKIGLSEDHHLDEIWPDHKVDLSLRTRYPKNVLEEKQKKVLESVDQFCSDYEKKIQSLGGIGFFLGGIGPDGHIGFNVKGSDHFSTTRLTPTNYETQAAAASDLGGIEVSRNRLVITIGLQTIVSNPKSTAIIIAAGEAKAKVIKDAIQSEMSNQVPASVLQKLENSCFYITKGAAKLLNERRFYYLSKADKINQQDAQQIISDLAILKNKKLADLDKTDFQSVRSAKLLLSQTKKEFSTLTKEVETIYKKQINDAMDLPKNKILFHTAPHHDDIMLGYLPFLVRLMREGSNTHYFNYLTSGFNAVTNDYMYKEVKNAQEFLKNSDFKYLLKENYFDPQNTLFRDRDVYQYLDGVAANNKFDMKEGCARRLLRNLVEIFEEDSFDNLEFRIHELLNYFSTQYPGKKDLPYIQQLKGMTREWEADILWGYFGFSSKSVIHSRLGFYKGDIFTEEPTITRDVMPIFNNLKKIKPDIVTVAFDPEGSGPDTHYKVLQAVAEALKLYEEESGKSDIKVWGYRNVWYRYHPSEANLFVPVTHNTRAILNDAFLNSFGSQAEASFPSYEYDGPFSGLAQKIQVEQYQTMKKLLGRDYFYQNPDSRIRSTRGFVFLKMMDLKEFYEKSLELRKTTENAK encoded by the coding sequence ATGAAAACGAAAAAAAAATACATAGTTAATTCGGAAACCGAACAAACCATTTTACAAAAAAGTGACATGGGGATAATCTATCCTCCAACAGAAAAACTAAAAACAATTATCGTTGATAATTTTCCTGCACTTGGAAAACTTGTAGCTCTCAGGTTTATTGAATGGGCACAAAAAAACCCGGGTTGGACTATTTCACTGCCAACGGGAAAAACCCCTGAGCATTTTATAAAATGGGTAAACTACTTTTTAGAAAACTGGAAAACTAAAAAAGTGCAATCAATTCTGGAAGAATTTAATATTGATCCTGCCAAATTTCCGGATTTAAAAAGTTTTCATTTTATACAAATTGATGAATTCTACCCCATTAACTCAACACAGCATAATAGCTTCTTTTATTATGTTAACAAATTTTATTTAAAAGGCTTTGGGTTAGATCCCAAAAAAGCCATGCTAATAAATCCAAATAAAATTGGTTTAAGTGAAGACCACCACCTTGATGAAATATGGCCAGATCATAAAGTAGACTTATCACTAAGAACGCGTTATCCAAAGAATGTTCTAGAAGAAAAACAGAAAAAAGTATTAGAGTCGGTTGACCAGTTTTGTTCAGATTACGAAAAGAAAATCCAATCGCTTGGTGGTATCGGTTTTTTTCTTGGTGGTATCGGCCCGGATGGACATATTGGCTTTAACGTAAAAGGCTCAGATCATTTTTCCACTACCCGCCTTACCCCTACAAATTATGAAACGCAAGCCGCAGCGGCGTCAGATTTGGGCGGAATTGAAGTATCCAGAAACCGCCTTGTTATTACGATTGGCCTACAAACAATTGTGAGTAATCCAAAATCAACCGCGATTATTATTGCCGCTGGGGAAGCAAAGGCTAAGGTCATAAAAGATGCCATCCAATCTGAAATGTCAAACCAGGTGCCGGCATCTGTTCTGCAAAAACTAGAAAATTCTTGTTTTTATATTACCAAAGGGGCCGCAAAATTATTAAATGAAAGACGATTTTATTATCTCTCAAAAGCTGATAAAATAAATCAACAAGATGCACAACAAATAATTTCAGATTTGGCAATACTTAAAAATAAAAAGCTGGCTGATCTGGACAAAACTGATTTCCAGTCTGTACGGTCTGCAAAATTGCTTTTAAGCCAAACCAAGAAAGAGTTTTCAACCCTGACAAAGGAAGTTGAAACTATCTATAAAAAACAAATAAATGATGCAATGGACCTCCCCAAAAATAAAATTCTTTTCCATACTGCACCCCACCACGATGATATTATGCTTGGCTATCTGCCCTTTCTGGTTCGTCTTATGCGTGAAGGAAGTAATACACACTATTTTAATTATCTAACCAGCGGCTTTAACGCGGTTACAAATGATTATATGTACAAGGAAGTAAAAAATGCACAGGAGTTTCTAAAAAACAGTGATTTTAAATATCTACTAAAAGAAAACTATTTTGACCCGCAAAATACTCTTTTTCGTGATCGGGACGTTTACCAATATTTAGATGGCGTTGCTGCCAACAATAAGTTTGATATGAAAGAAGGATGCGCACGACGCTTGTTAAGAAACCTAGTTGAAATATTTGAAGAGGACTCATTTGATAATTTGGAATTTAGAATTCATGAATTACTGAATTATTTTTCAACTCAATATCCGGGCAAAAAGGATTTACCTTATATTCAGCAGTTAAAAGGCATGACTCGTGAATGGGAAGCAGATATATTGTGGGGATATTTTGGATTCAGTTCTAAATCAGTCATCCATTCCCGACTTGGATTTTATAAAGGTGACATTTTTACTGAAGAGCCAACGATCACACGCGATGTAATGCCAATTTTTAATAACCTGAAAAAAATTAAACCGGACATTGTTACTGTTGCTTTTGATCCGGAAGGAAGTGGCCCCGATACACATTACAAAGTTTTACAGGCCGTTGCAGAGGCATTAAAACTCTACGAAGAGGAAAGCGGTAAAAGTGACATAAAAGTTTGGGGATATCGAAATGTGTGGTACCGCTACCATCCGAGTGAAGCAAATTTATTTGTACCTGTAACACACAATACCCGGGCAATTTTGAATGATGCTTTTTTAAATTCATTTGGTTCTCAGGCTGAAGCATCTTTTCCGAGTTATGAATATGACGGTCCGTTTAGCGGGTTGGCACAAAAAATACAGGTTGAGCAATATCAAACAATGAAAAAATTATTAGGCCGTGATTATTTTTATCAAAACCCGGATTCCAGGATTCGATCAACACGCGGTTTTGTTTTTCTGAAAATGATGGATTTAAAAGAATTTTATGAGAAATCATTAGAACTGAGAAAAACTACTGAAAATGCAAAGTAG